The genomic window acTCCTTTAATGTGTAGCCAGAAAGACCCAGGATGGCCGTGGTCCCAAGCCCACATTAAATACAATGGGATTATGGGAACACGTGCCATCAAGGAAAGGCTAAATTTGGCTACGGTAGTCATGCATGGAGTCGAGGTGTTCTCGAGGCACGAGTGGAGCTGGGACGAAGGATGGCTTccactcctgaagggaaaagcaggagaagagatcCGGGTAGGGTGTAGAATGATCAACGGGTCAACCCATGAAAGGGTCACATCTATGACAATATCCAGCGTTTCTAGAAGCCCAATAGCATCAAAGTCTTGTGTTACCGACGAATGGGATTGCTGGTATAACTTTACTCTAGTGAGACCCACTATTGTAGCCTGTGTATGGCAACAACACTGCACGGGGCCAGGGATGTCAATGCGACAATGTATAGGCCTGTCATTCCGGTTCAAAATAGATATGGTTGAACCTGATCCAACTACACCACCCGACCTAACCTCACCCCCTCCATTTGACACACTGCAAGATGGAGTTAGGAATATACCTCTCCTTGCCACAGAACTTCACGATGACCCTTGGGACCATGCATTGTCACGATATAGTGCAAGCACTGGAACACAACAGAACAGAAGGAACTTAAGTCTCTCTGTTCTAGttacctgttcaccattcctgagcacatcttacgcaggatggtcagcatggttgcataaacggactctcatctctccaaaacgatcaaagagagatgtgactggtgtcttaggaacgggactgggagtcttaaacagcatagatgctgaagtacttgctaataaattagccacagtaaccaatgacttgggtgccctgaaacaccctttacaatcttctctttcagctctgggagctaaccaatggctcttatcggatCTGTTGCCTCAGTGGGGAAAGGTAAATGAGAAGGACCACCAGTtaattgtggatgcacttggtgcagcccaaaacaatgtttctttagctctcaGTTgcatccaagctcaactgtggatgcaatctatagtagctgcaattatacgggagggtgaggaaggcaccatgcccactgaaattcaaaaagtaatttgggataatgcaactgaatttgagaaagaattccaatgctggtggtatccagttaatttcacctacgaccctactgacggcaaagccacagcttttgtcttaacaatacgcaatgcttcggtatacaccatgTACCCTATCATTGCGTTGgggttgaatcacaatggagcCATACTCTATCcgttagaacatagagtatgggcccaacaaaatggaaACCTATGGCAAACTATTGATGTGAGTGCgtgcgttgtacgggaacaacaaggatttatttgtgagagtaacaccctcaaagcccaagacatttgtcttgacactgaacaaaatgtttgccaTTTTGAAGTACAACCAGATGAAggccctgaaactgtacttgtatatattgggaaaggatgcgtttgcatgagaaccttttgtgattctgtatttgtAGATAATACCACTGTAGATATAGGTAATCACTCAAAgatttgtgtttgcaattttaccaaaattatgggatgtgacttcaactattcagctcctgtcacaactcaccaactgctgcaagctgacTATACGCTGCATCAAGACTTATTACCTGCCCCTATTGGAATGAAGctcacattggtgagaaaactactgcaacacgatgacctgaatcaactgctggaacgcatctgGAATAATGGACATAAGATATTAGTCACCGTCCACCAAGATGTGGAAGAGATACATCGCGTCTTAGAACGAGTGAAGCAGGATGGAAGACACCGTTGGTGGGATGGTAAAGCGGTTGTCCCAGCAAATATCCCCGCAAGACGTGTATGTACTCAATAATCCTCGCCCGGAGAATGTGTGTGACACACCCAAGGCATCCCAAGGTACCGTGAAGCTTGagtgactatagtcacggggtggattatgtgggataatggccgaggtgacttaaaaattagaatgtttattcacacttaaggcacagcattgaagaagcctcccaggtggaatgcggctgacatgtaaggaatccatggcatgggagttccctaggcctgcaaccttagatgtcggtaacgccaggggaacttggtgtgctgactctaagaggcgctgcccagagggtggagcggtgtggagatgccgcggccaggctctgcaataattgGGGAAcataaaggtgtcatggaactgataagctgcatatttactgccctgggccaacagcctgccacgtttttgacaaaatgctgtccttttggtgaactttgctcattataacatcattacaataccaaaacacacctccatcccaaaagctccccgcctccaaggtgcgaccacccctcactgagctggcacactgaatttttctagcttatacctttaaaagcaaagcgaaaaaactttacaccaatcctaaacaaaggtctgtatgactagagtcactcaagctccacccgaaaggtgaaagatagtataaaatggtttaagagaaagagaatgttagggaagacaccatcgtgtaccactctgacgtttgggatcagtcgacgggctgagcctctcttcccccccatcgggacgcctttgggtaagagtcgaacactgggttataccaagtgcctccccgggaaacttagaaatctctatagagtcgctttattattttcttttaacgcgtttgtgtccgtcCGTGTTACTCGTATTCTTCCGGCtgtgttatatccggccgtgctactcatattcttgatatacgtgttgtgtctggccgtgttatatacatgtttgtgtccggccgtgttattcctactcatattcttgacatttgtatgtgctttgcagacagttgatttatcactggtaatccaaagaatctgtgtgtctgttgctctaataaactgaaCTCTTcgctgctctggccgtgatagttccttcaacacgaccagactgggggggtgtaaaagttaatgctgtcgccttagtgaaaaccctgaaccaataagtggctacacatacggtccttaaaaaataaatcgtt from Mycteria americana isolate JAX WOST 10 ecotype Jacksonville Zoo and Gardens unplaced genomic scaffold, USCA_MyAme_1.0 Scaffold_46, whole genome shotgun sequence includes these protein-coding regions:
- the LOC142403875 gene encoding uncharacterized protein LOC142403875, which encodes MGTRAIKERLNLATVVMHGVEVFSRHEWSWDEGWLPLLKGKAGEEIRVGCRMINGSTHERVTSMTISSVSRSPIASKSCVTDEWDCWYNFTLVRPTIVACVWQQHCTGPGMSMRQCIGLSFRFKIDMVEPDPTTPPDLTSPPPFDTLQDGVRNIPLLATELHDDPWDHALSRYSASTGTQQNRRNLSLSVLVTCSPFLSTSYAGWSAWLHKRTLISPKRSKRDVTGVLGTGLGVLNSIDAEVLANKLATVTNDLGALKHPLQSSLSALGANQWLLSDLLPQWGKVNEKDHQLIVDALGAAQNNVSLALSCIQAQLWMQSIVAAIIREGEEGTMPTEIQKVIWDNATEFEKEFQCWWYPVNFTYDPTDGKATAFVLTIRNASVYTMYPIIALGLNHNGAILYPLEHRVWAQQNGNLWQTIDVSACVVREQQGFICESNTLKAQDICLDTEQNVCHFEVQPDEGPETVLVYIGKGCVCMRTFCDSVFVDNTTVDIGNHSKICVCNFTKIMGCDFNYSAPVTTHQLLQADYTLHQDLLPAPIGMKLTLVRKLLQHDDLNQLLERIWNNGHKILVTVHQDVEEIHRVLERVKQDGRHRWWDALNVRAQKLPGTHPRHLHESFGLLWRWMTSQVAAPESFNVASQGVLSMLEEGQWSIVPPDLCQAAPGVFLPFQEMDEFPEGGRHRSPALHHPALHSTRGTHGMRNGHGDLGARQHIAVVVVQGMLMASCSWKASSCNGHVSLRDVQKPYPLGTAVPSQCSKNAPFAPKEQSPGQECLLWSPQQRPCSSLYTQQANKGALEKELKERAPKE